From one Triticum urartu cultivar G1812 chromosome 3, Tu2.1, whole genome shotgun sequence genomic stretch:
- the LOC125548942 gene encoding putative F-box/LRR-repeat protein 23, protein MPSSSSSRRVRRKTRPPSAYGAGAGGGDEELGGAAAGRDLGHPPQARPRRHPDGTRPGLEEAIVKFPLLEELELSLFANVGESGVFGVVGRACPQLKRFRLSKDVFYDFEASGYDKDDEALGIATMHELRSLQLFGNCLTNKGLAAILDNYRHLESLDIRYCFNIDMDGAPRSKCARISPVRLPNDSTDDYDFEVQEPIWADSGSFSADYTGFGSDYELDSEDYDDYCDPSRYLDGVYEDELNEEDRMLLRGMRMLMK, encoded by the exons atgccctcttcctcctcgtccaGGCGAGTGCGACGGAAGACGCGGCCTCCATCCGCCTACGGCGCCGGTGCCGGCGGAGGAGACGAGGAACTGGGCGGAGCTGCCGCTGGACGCGATCTCGGCCATCCTCCACAAGCTCGACCACGTCGACATCCTGATGGGACCCGGCCAG GACTTGAAGAGGCGATAGTGAAGTTCCCTTTGCTTGAGGAGCTTGAGCTTTCTTTGTTTGCAAATGTGGGTGAGAGTGGCGTGTTTGGGGTTGTTGGCAGGGCATGCCCACAACTGAAGCGCTTCAGACTGAGTAAGGACGTGTTCTACGATTTTGAAGCCAGTGGGTATGACAAGGACGACGAAGCCCTGGGGATTGCAACTATGCACGAGTTGCGGTCTTTGCAGCTGTTTGGCAATTGCCTCACCAATAAAGGACTGGCAGCTATCCTGGACAATTACCGCCACCTGGAGTCCCTTGACATTCGTTATTGCTTCAACATTGACATGGATGGCGCGCCGCGCTCAAAGTGTGCTAGGATAAGCCCAGTGAGGCTTCCCAATGACTCAACTGATGATTATGACTTCGAGGTGCAGGAGCCTATCTGGGCGGATTCAGGGTCCTTTTCGGCTGATTATACGGGATTTGGTTCTGACTATGAGCTTGACTCGGAAGATTACGATGACTACTGTGATCCTTCCCGCTACCTTGATGGTGTGTACGAGGACGAGCTTAATGAAGAAGATAGGATGCTTCTCAGGGGTATGCGCATGCTAATGAAGTGA